One genomic window of Tribolium castaneum strain GA2 chromosome 10, icTriCast1.1, whole genome shotgun sequence includes the following:
- the LOC103314818 gene encoding uncharacterized protein LOC103314818 isoform X1, whose protein sequence is MIIGNVVEVLKFEFGALQRCCDSCVGESVCVQITGVNMASQEDDNKLESKSNVNKDQERNFINVYKKFEYILKSKIEPFPKKIESLIEIWKSLGQCNQENSDIGYIVQIMDWAKLHTLNIVLTGKWKMFKGDFEAKLLSEVEKTQNELMKISDVFSKKFQKLADVIKNPWDDPVLANLLHDSNAAIGQDEIEFFCVETAYLVSVRLKKLCESQCEDLALNLVTAFMNCYNLSQTQNFSLNATKTHILFCFDIHVALLYRYNRRSEIVALFKKLSLEEGLHLIRRFAKKRVKISKVWRNYPEITFLASQVFVTAAVTKPIEESGEVLKQLLDSWIAFSIEHSMVEKVEVSVRRIIQAATAAQHIYICCEIIHDKFGLKLRTFTIELYIRALTTDMNNLESQKTENETEKVEETTKRLANGFSNLADILKDNVQVSRECALTAFSLEPTLDRLRKIEELAKLSGFNVLDTGQIWECKLHPPVTTADEISWICNACGKWMCKPNLDLRLTTNFALNEALNFEQLGISSQLCDDLAVVLNGPRYHLLSWLLRWEDLHRLCEMYLNDMERTKNLVTELKFVDIDYSMFEGVKREPVDELAGIERGYERFLYADEKFVDMIENCNPEPPPEVPQAKSDPNTLKSLRMFRHNIKRNKPQVSQNILESNNLANSSQNLHREHNWFSDPRFDQNLSFNPPNPFQPNGSPSHNTTSRSYSEVFFNHLTSNTQFKRSADGAVDFSKSTGGNKQSRDVLDFRSNIKRKPSDNDFDDYQKFVNNYNSPSDNFLHNVISYEFARMAATEPKRHQPTDFHHQKPNLVTTPNVPFQTDTLNLTNKRTQAKNERSDKILPQPSGLRHDVTPQNSNQYERSPSQTKNFLLSSMSYKYKEDVALSPSKGFPSFDKIPAPTTTDKADKSLHIEVLGNNLEPPKSTSDESNNKRTNTEEIKVVPEKKPKSDELTSSPKNGSTPILEKELSKHKIIIELLSKNGWLPKNGNSLPSNNAETLENDKNNVEPARPKNAAQPETNERKMLLKLSEQHPMIITKGDENSSNETKSDINEETVVKIDDCQEESSKDCQSETETKNDYPYKYKEKPKWTNHKELKIILHRLSDEMIKSFIPSYSENCNNCNYTNKKRHVGRPRKVMCCKYRIKNSNFDRLTTYDKYSPRTVRRHNSDRLKRIRSRNMQRERRTGHKNLKKYSNHRHDRAKKPKKHADKDKKKHNIARNNMNPRVVLERLPLDTNYVRSVLSNVPGLNDYEMIRPTNVNHIVNVVQISGGRSTSTGPVQNTQTSTQITPHIQRIGQPRSDKPEHNSNSEPTTTATPASTSANKPTTSQPSTLINILSQQIIRPGQSNCIRNRSSPLINILSQQIIRPATTQSNKLTTQSEGQANTPKTESNLEETKTVTTTTKTTTNTTSSGQGTILQFICKSSLPKFQQAFGKSVYQNNTETSEASSTSTETVTNAETNKKTPTTKNSSVNIQPIQGGVIYTRQMPVGQTINLIPPGRGQVFRIATSNSDQISLVKDTVIHSKMSALLAAALQGKAKDGQSDGESTNEETVGRVTVTRPTLVQNARIVKPVLQIPSNVIRTSPQSNLSSTTLEQLREFDMVYKQIKERSSTTTPSEPNTSEPNETPQKISVTYLNQGQKYTQLSPVVVVSSYCNLQPAASPALSVTSQGSSSPCVTPAPAPSIPKVSSKSSKGKTVKNTTTQASKASPIPKPQQKPQEDEHTTQRIFDILAEYAEQLRNSPDLNNKPAPRRRSNPPTNPNQNSKRKKNSGSKKSGQCSSMVSEADIEDHRTVGSEDSSCGVVQISMQEEEQSHVQTVTTESNDSSSGSRQQLILTDAGNNQTRNLIIADSSVGEALKMPNTAVLVPGNYIMPVSMVKGGQQIAVVSGGSKILATVPARSGPNMLLFQSFLNQNRNKTAVPTVKYSTIQPISGISSQSLAGVSGQPPVILPPNSHNLTAVTLGQPLTLKKIDESDRVNTELLLTISQPKDNANSSTESGSHPDSTNSITSTVGNIELEETIVQDNSSEKVFHTYQKSATAPIATPVIAQTSCVKEDLATSEQNTTQEAITMNMAPAENNKSEPGKALERVQSVLVTACTSNGPMLSHTPPRYRKASESAGTNNEPSNKEEFLHNGEKQNNNEQKQFQGNATYFQNKTKKANNPQRLDREMHQLCLQRKQAALERELRLQKSLSEECEDLGVDEPSTSDLFPEADILFDANHSPSFDQSSQDLVKRASGQEKEENKSGMTLFSDDDNSGSLRTDFLFDSVEYQQTETELEYEQNQQLTNGQSSASNESGSSCEDHTLLQNCASMSDVTLNSPVSPDPYHENTPPSLNKYKFKYSNRRKGERNKNSETWTVEVSSSEDTTGSIDLGKSSSHSPESCINKHSHSVSCDEELSDGGYKVVRVAISKNDLIKDEESCEELHCEDDLDCSPSGRGARRSVKKMCSCCNGSQDGGASRKRPASRPHTPAPHKKAFLNKKR, encoded by the exons ATGATAATCGGCAATGTTGTGGaggttttaaaatttgagtttGGCGCGCTCCAGCGGTGTTGTGATTCATGCGTAGGAGAAAGCGTATGCGTGCAGATAACTGGTGTAAATATGGCGTCACAGGAGGACGATAACAAACTTGAGAGTAAATCAAATGTAAACAAAGATCAAGAAAGAAACTTTATAAATGTGTATAAG AAATTTGAGTATATTTTGAAAAGCAAAATTGAACCGTTCCCTAAGAAAATCGAATCACTTATAGAAATATGGAAAAGTCTAGGTCAGTGCAATCAAGAAAATTCGGACATTGGATACATCGTCCAAATAATGGACTGGGCGAAATTACACACACTAAACATTGTCTTGACGGGAAAATGGAAAATGTTCAAAG GTGACTTTGAGGCAAAGCTCCTGAGCGAGGTGGAGAAGACGCAGAACGAGTTGATGAAAATAAGTGATGTGTTTTCGaagaaattccaaaaattagcCGATGTAATCAAGAATCCCTGGGATGACCCGGTTTTAGCCAATTTATTGCATGACAGCAACGCGGCGATTGGCCAAGATG AAATTGAGTTTTTCTGTGTCGAAACCGCTTATTTAGTTTCCGtgcgtttgaaaaaattatgcgAGTCCCAGTGCGAGGATCTGGCCCTGAATTTAGTTACGGCGTTTATGAATTGTTACAACTTGTCCCAAACGCAAAATTTCAGTCTAAATGCCACAAAAACACAcattcttttttgttttgatatcCACGTCGCGTTGCTCTACAGGTATAACAGGAGGTCGGAAATAGTTGCATTG TTTAAGAAACTTAGCTTGGAGGAAGGTTTACATTTGATTCGGAGATTTGCAAAGAAACGGGTCAAAATCTCGAAAGTCTGGCGTAATTACCCGGAAATAACATTTCTGGCGTCTCAAGTGTTTGTTACTGCTGCTGTTACCAAGCCGATTGAGGAAAGTGGTGAAGTTTTGAAGCAACTTCTCGATTCGTGGATTGCCTTCAGCATAGAACACTCAATGGTTGAGAAGGTCGAAGTCTCGGTTCGGCGCATTATCCAAGCGGCGACAGCCGCCCAACACATTTACATCTGTTGCGAAATAATACACGAtaag TTTGGTTTGAAGTTGCGCACGTTCACAATCGAGCTGTACATTAGAGCCCTGACGACGGATATGAACAACCTGGAATCTCAAAAAACCGAAAACGAAACGGAGAAGGTTGAAGAAACGACGAAACGTCTCGCGAACGGCTTTTCGAATTTGGCCGATATTTTGAAGGATAACGTTCAAGTTAGTAGAGAGTGTGCCCTCACGGCTTTCAGTCTGGAGCCGACTCTCGACCGTTTGCGAAAAATCGAAGAACTGGCAAAATTATCCGGTTTTAACGTGCTAGACACGGGCCAAATTTGGGAGTGTAAGTTGCACCCTCCGGTCACGACAGCGGACGAAATCTCCTGGATTTGCAACGCTTGTGGCAAGTGGATGTGTAAACCAAATCTCGATTTACgcttaacaacaaattttgctCTCAACGAGGCCTTGAACTTTGAACAATTGGGCATTTCGTCCCAGCTTTGTGATGATCTAGCTGTGGTTTTGAACGGTCCGAGGTACCACTTGTTAAGTTGGTTGTTGCGGTGGGAAGACCTCCACCGACTGTGTGAAATGTATTTAAACGATATGGAACGTACTAAAAATCTCGTAACGGAACTGAAATTTGTCGATATTGATTATTCGATGTTTGAGGGTGTTAAGCGCGAGCCCGTTGACGAATTGGCGGGCATTGAGAGGGGCTACGAGCGGTTTCTTTATGCCGATGAAAAATTCGTTGATATGATCGAGAATTGCAACCCAGAACCACCACCGGAAGTACCCCAAGCGAAATCTGATCCTAACACCTTAAAATCACTGAGAATGTTCAGACATAACATTAAAAGGAATAAACCTCAGgtttcacaaaatattttagaaagcAATAATTTAGCAAATAGTTCGCAAAATTTACATAGAGAACATAATTGGTTTTCCGACCCGCGCTTTGACCAAAACTTGTCATTCAATCCACCGAATCCATTCCAACCAAACGGAAGCCCTTCACACAATACGACTTCAAGAAGCTATTCTGAAGTGTTCTTCAACCACTTGACGTCAAACACACAATTTAAAAGGAGTGCAGATGGCGCTGTCGACTTTTCAAAAAGTACAGGAGGCAATAAACAATCTAGAGATGTTCTGGACTTCCGAAGTAACATCAAAAGAAAACCATCCGACAACGACTTCGATGATTATCAGAAATTCGTGAATAACTACAACTCACccagtgataattttttacataacgTAATTTCGTATGAATTCGCACGAATGGCGGCTACTGAGCCAAAAAGACATCAACCGACGGACTTTCACCACCAGAAACCAAACCTTGTAACGACTCCAAACGTGCCGTTTCAAACTGATACACTCAATTTAACCAACAAACGAACACAAGCAAAAAACGAGAGAAGTGATAAAATTCTACCTCAACCAAGCGGCTTAAGACACGATGTAACGCcacaaaattcaaatcaatacGAGAGAAGCCCGTcccaaactaaaaattttttactctcAAGTATGAGCTACAAATACAAGGAGGATGTAGCTTTATCACCCAGCAAAGGTTTTCCTAGTTTTGATAAAATCCCAGCGCCCACAACTACCGACAAGGCGGACAAGTCTCTACATATTGAAGTTTTGGGCAATAATCTCGAACCACCTAAAAGTACCTCAGATGAATCGAATAACAAAAGAACAAACACAGAGGAAATTAAAGTCGTGCCGGAGAAAAAGCCGAAATCTGATGAGTTAACGTCGTCTCCAAAAAACGGATCAACGCCAATACTCGAGAAAGAATTGAGTAAACACAAGATAATCATAGAACTGCTGTCAAAAAACGGCTGGTTGCCAAAAAACGGGAACAGCCTCCCTAGCAACAATGCGGAAACTttagaaaatgacaaaaataatgtcgAACCAGCTCGACCAAAAAACGCGGCACAGCCAGAAACTAACGAACGTAAAATGTTGCTCAAGCTGTCCGAACAACATCCGATGATCATAACAAAAGGTGATGAGAACTCGTCAAATGAAACCAAAAGTGATATTAACGAAGAGACTGTTGTAAAAATCGATGACTGTCAAGAGGAAAGTTCCAAAGACTGCCAATCAGAAACAGAAACCAAAAATGACTATCCCTATAAGTATAAGGAAAAACCCAAGTGGACTAACcacaaagaattaaaaataatcctcCACCGGCTATCAGACGAAATGATCAAGAGTTTCATCCCGAGTTATTCGGAAAATTGCAACAACTGCAACTACACTAACAAGAAGAGGCACGTCGGGAGGCCGCGCAAAGTCATGTGTTGCAAATACcgaataaaaaattccaactTCGACAGACTAACAACCTACGATAAGTATTCACCAAGGACGGTTAGGCGGCACAATAGTGACAGACTGAAGAGGATCCGTTCGAGAAACATGCAACGTGAGAGAAGAACAGGCCACAAAAACCTCAAAAAGTACAGCAACCACCGGCACGACAGGGCGAAGAAACCCAAAAAGCACGCCGATAAGGACAAGAAGAAGCACAACATCGCCAGGAACAACATGAACCCGCGGGTGGTCCTCGAGCGACTACCCCTCGACACGAATTACGTTCGCAGTGTTTTGTCGAATGTTCCCGGGTTAAATGACTACGAAATGATTAGGCCAACTAACGTGAATCATATTGTGAATGTGGTGCAAATTTCCGGCGGACGATCGACTTCAACCGGCCCTGTACAAAACACGCAAACAAGTACCCAAATCACCCCACACATCCAAAGAATCGGACAACCGCGCTCCGACAAACCCGAACACAATTCGAATTCGGAACCAACGACGACAGCCACTCCAGCCTCAACTTCCGCTAATAAACCAACCACTTCGCAACCCTCAACTCTTATCAACATCCTATCGCAACAAATTATTCGGCCGGGCCAAAGTAACTGCATCCGAAATCGTTCCTCGCCTCTCATTAACATTCTTTCGCAACAAATTATAAGACCCGCCACTACACAAAGTAATAAACTGACGACGCAATCGGAAGGACAG GCAAACACCCCGAAAACTGAGTCGAATTTGGAAGAAACCAAAACTGTGACCACGACTAcgaaaacaacaacaaacacGACATCAAGTGGTCAAGGCACCATTTTACAGTTCATCTGTAAGTCGAGTTTGCCCAAGTTCCAGCAAGCCTTCGGTAAATCAGTTTATCAGAACAATACCGAAACGAGCGAAGCGTCGAGTACAAGCACAGAAACCGTAACGAACGCTGAAACGAACAAGAAGACACCAACGACGAAAAATTCCTCAGTCAACATTCAACCGATTCAAGGCGGTGTGATCTACACGCGCCAAATGCCCGTCGGTCAAACAATCAATTTAATTCCACCAGGACGGGGTCAAGTTTTCCGAATCGCGACGTCAAATTCGGACCAAATATCGCTGGTCAAAGACACGGTGATACACAGCAAAATGAGTGCGTTACTAGCAGCCGCGCTGCAAGGCAAAGCAAAAGACGGCCAGTCCGACGGTGAGAGTACAAACGAGGAGACTGTTGGTAGAGTGACAGTAACCCGCCCCACGTTAGTACAAAACGCCCGAATCGTCAAACCCGTACTACAAATCCCCTCAAACGTAATACGCACAAGCCCCCAGTCCAATCTAAGTTCCACAACTCTCGAACAATTGCGCGAATTCGACATGGTCTACAAGCAAATCAAGGAGCGAAGCAGCACGACCACGCCCTCGGAGCCCAACACGTCGGAACCCAACGAAACCCCCCAGAAAATCAGCGTAACATATCTGAACCAGGGCCAGAAATACACCCAGTTATCCCCGGTGGTTGTCGTTAGCAGTTACTGTAATTTGCAACCAGCGGCCTCGCCCGCCCTCAGTGTTACCTCGCAGGGAAGTTCCAGCCCGTGTGTCACCCCAGCGCCCGCGCCCTCAATCCCCAAAGTCTCCTCGAAAAGTTCCAAAGGCAAAACGGTGAAAAACACGACGACTCAAGCGTCCAAAGCCTCGCCTATCCCGAAACCGCAGCAAAAACCGCAAGAGGACGAACACACAACGCAACGAATCTTCGATATCTTGGCCGAGTATGCGGAACAGTTGAGGAATTCCCCGGATTTGAACAACAAGCCGGCGCCGCGACGGCGCTCGAACCCGCCGACGAACCCGAACCAGAATTCCAAGCGGAAAAAAAACTCCGGATCGAAAAAAAGCGGGCAGTGCAGTAGTATGGTCTCGGAGGCGGACATCGAGGACCACCGGACTGTAGGCAGTGAGGACAGTTCCTGTGGGGTTGTGCAAATTTCGATGCAGGAAGAGGAGCAAAGCCACGTGCAAACTGTCACGACTGAGTCGAATGATAGCTCGTCGGGGTCGCGACAACAACTGATTTTGACCGATGCCGGGAACAACCAGACCCGGAATTTGATAATAGCGGATTCGAGCGTTGGGGAGGCTTTGAAAATGCCGAACACTGCCGTTTTGGTCCCCGGAAACTACATAATGCCAGTGTCGATGGTCAAAGGGGGGCAGCAAATTGCGGTGGTTTCCGGAGGGAGCAAAATACTGGCTACGGTACCGGCGCGGTCCGGTCCCAATATGCTCCTTTTTCAAAGTTTCTTGAACCAAAATAGGAACAAAACGGCTGTTCCAACAGTCAAGTATTCGACCATTCAACCAATTTCGGGGATTTCCTCGCAGAGTTTGGCGGGGGTTAGTGGGCAACCGCCAGTGATTCTACCGCCGAATTCGCATAATCTGACCGCGGTAACACTTGGACAACCGCTAACTTTGAAAAAGATTGACGAGAGTGATAGGGTGAACACCGAACTGTTGTTGACGATTTCGCAACCGAAGGATAATGCTAACAGTTCGACGGAATCGGGAAGTCATCCCGATAGTACAAACAGTATTACTAGTACTGTTGGTAATATCGAGTTAGAGGAGACTATAGTTCAAGATAATTCGTCAGAGAAGGTTTTTCATACGTATCAGAAATCGGCAACGGCCCCCATTGCCACCCCGGTTATAGCGCAGACTTCGTGCGTGAAGGAAGATTTGGCGACGAGTGAACAAAATACGACACAGGAAGCGATTACGATGAATATGGCGCCGGCGGAAAACAACAAAA GTGAACCAGGCAAAGCGTTAGAAAGGGTTCAGTCGGTATTAGTGACAGCGTGTACTTCAAACGGCCCTATGTTGTCGCATACGCCTCCAAGATACCGCAAAGCATCAGAATCAGCAGGTACAAATAATGAACCTTCTAACAAGGAGGAATTTTTACATAATGGGGAGAAG CAAAACAATAACGAGCAGAAGCAATTCCAAGGCAACGCGACCTATTTCCagaacaaaaccaaaaaagcaaataatcCGCAACGACTCGACCGCGAGATGCACCAACTTTGCTTACAGCGAAAACAAGCAGCGCTCGAACGCGAATTGCGCCTCCAAAAATCCCTCTCTGAAGAATGCGAAGACTTGGGGGTGGACGAGCCGAGCACGAGTGATTTGTTTCCAGAAGCGGATATTCTATTCGACGCGAATCACTCGCCGTCGTTCGACCAGTCGTCTCAGGATTTAGTGAAACGGGCTTCTGGCCAGGAAAAAGAAGAGAACAAGTCTGGAATGACGCTGTTCAGTGATGACGACAACTCCGGTTCGCTAAGGaccgattttttatttgattcagTCGAGTATCAGCAAACGGAAACCGAGCTGGAGTACGAGCAGAACCAGCAGCTGACGAACGGTCAGAGCAGTGCCAGTAACGAGTCGGGGTCGTCGTGTGAGGACCACACGCTTTTGCAAAACTGCGCCTCGATGTCCGACGTGACGCTGAATTCGCCAGTCTCGCCCGATCCTTACCACGAGAACACGCCGCCATCGCTGAACAAGTACAAATTCAAATACAGTAATCGCCGAAAAGGGGAACGCAATAAGAATTCGGAGACGTGGACGGTGGAAGTGTCGAGCTCGGAGGACACGACCGGGAGCATCGATCTGGGGAAAAGCTCGAGCCACAGTCCGGAATCTTGCATCAACAAGCACAGTCACAGTGTTAGTTGCGACGAGGAACTCAGTGACGGGGGCTACAAAGTCGTCCGAGTGGCGATTTCGAAGAATGATTTGATCAAGGATGAGGAGAGCTGTGAGGAGTTGCATTGTGAAGACGATTTGGACTGTTCGCCGAGTGGTAGGGGTGCTAGACgcagtgttaaaaaaatgtgttcttGTTGCAATGGCTCCCAAGACGGCGGCGCGTCGCGCAAGAGACCAGCATCGAGACCTCACACGCCGGCTCCGCACAAGAAGGCCTTCCTTAACAAGAAAAGATAG